One Salmo trutta chromosome 12, fSalTru1.1, whole genome shotgun sequence genomic region harbors:
- the LOC115203419 gene encoding ADAMTS-like protein 3: MSQQFKELSRRRVLMASRMGTTVTIRPGDMLRIGCPVVPDHRGPVRWDYQNHTLKESTWTGPDLAPGQRLGPGQDQGLGPGLGLQYRILVGGRVLEVNTVQGRFSGHYRCQTPIHDNTQLLSAWIHVHAEEFAWRLGDWTACSASCGDRGTRTRRVRCVTPEGREVTPSMCHHLDRPVSSQLACNLHDCPPSWVASVWSKCSTSCGRGWRQRQVSCGQVESGGAVRTLPPSVCGRNTRPADRQECTCDNCPAWVTSPWGKCSGKCLGPTLTVQKRSVICRHVNSTTHPDCDPRERPVSVRNCSSELCDVHWRVGPWRACTAACGSGFQSRRVDCAHRRSGRTLADQHCTWHRRPATWQHCNTTSCGSECKDTSHYCAVVKRLKLCPIDMYKQRCCESCLQEDGST, translated from the exons ATGTCCCAGCAGTTCAAGGAGCTGAGCAGGAGGAGAGTCCTCATGGCTTCACGCATGGGAACCACTGTGACCATCAGACCTGGAGACATGCTACGCATAG gaTGCCCAGTGGTTCCAGACCATAGAGGGCCTGTCCGTTGGGACTACCAGAACCACACTCTGAAGGAGTCCACCTGGACCGGACCAGACCTTGCCCCAGGACAGAGGCTGGGTCCTGGGCAGGATCAGGGTCTGGGTCCTGGTCTGGGTCTTCAGTACCGTATACTGGTGGGAGGTCGTGTTCTGGAGGTGAACACAGTGCAGGGAAGGTTTTCTGGACACTACCGGTGCCAGACCCCCATCCACGACAACACACAGCTGCTGTCCGCTTGGATCCACGTCCatgctgaag AGTTTGCGTGGCGTCTTGGGGACTGGACGGCGTGCAGCGCCTCGTGTGGCGACCGGGGGACGAGGACGCGGAGGGTCCGCTGTGTCACGCCAGAGGGACGTGAGGTCACACCCTCCATGTGTCACCACCTAGACAGACCTGTCTCCTCACAGCTGGCCTGCAACCTGCATGACTGCCcccccag CTGGGTAGCATCCGTGTGGTCTAAGTGTTCCACTTCCTGTGGGCGGGGCTGGAGACAGCGGCAGGTGTCCTGTGGGCAGGTGGAGTCGGGGGGAGCAGTGAGGACGCTACCGCCATCTGTCTGTGGGAGGAACACGCggcctgcagacagacaggagtgtACCTGCGACAACTGTCCAGCCTGGGTTACCAGCCCCTGGGGAAAG TGCTCAGGGAAATGTTTGGGTCCCACCCTCACAGTCCAGAAGAGGTCGGTGATATGTAGACATGTCAACAGCACCACACACCCTGACTGTGACCCCAGAGAAAG GCCCGTCTCAGTGCGTAACTGTTCGTCGGAGCTGTGTGACGTGCACTGGCGCGTGGGGCCGTGGCGAGCGTGCACGGCAGCCTGTGGCAGCGGGTTTCAGTCTCGCAGGGTGGACTGTGCCCACCGCAGGAGTGGCAGAACCCTGGCAGACCAACACTGCACCTGGCACAGACGCCCAGCCACCTGGCAGCACTGCAACACCACCAGCTGTGGAA gtGAATGTAAAGACACCTCCCACTACTGTGCCGTGGTGAAGAGGTTAAAGCTTTGCCCCATCGACATGTACAAGCAGAGGTGTTGTGAGTCCTGTTTACAGGAGGATGGCTCCACCTAG